The following proteins are co-located in the Primulina tabacum isolate GXHZ01 chromosome 11, ASM2559414v2, whole genome shotgun sequence genome:
- the LOC142517846 gene encoding sucrose nonfermenting 4-like protein yields the protein MYPINMDFAPESGMVLIPTRFVWPYGGRIVYISGSFTGWTQWPMAPVEGCPTVFQTICSLPPGYHQYKFVVDGEWRHDEQRPFVSSNIGTVNTVLLARESDFLPAMISPQIPPSGPSSSMDVDNETFQRVVRLSDGTSPEPFPSISDTDLEISRHRIAVFMSTHLAYELLPESGKVIALDVELPVKQAFHILHEQGISMAPLWDFSKGKFVGVLSALDFILIMRELGSHCSNLTEEELETHTISAWKDAKSYLNGQINGQGDAVSRRLILAGPDDSLNEVALKILQNGVATIPIIHSPLENASHPHLLHLASLSGILKCICRFFKHSLSSLPVLQMPICAIPVGTWVPKIGEPNGRPLAILRPSASLSAALNLLIQAQVSSIPIVDDNDSLLDVYSRSDITTLAKDKIYTHINLEETTIHQALQYRDDPFSTYGYTSQRCHMCLRSDPLHKVMERLSMPGVRRLVIVEAGSKRVEGIISLGDIFRFLVGGS from the exons ATGTATCCTATTAATATGGATTTTGCGCCTGAAAGTGGAATGGTGTTGATACCCACGCGTTTCGTGTGGCCTTATGGTGGGAGAATTGTGTATATCAGCGGCTCGTTTACTGG GTGGACGCAATGGCCTATGGCCCCGGTAGAGGGTTGCCCAACTGTGTTTCAGACAATATGTAGCTTACCACCCGGTTATCACCAG TACAAATTCGTGGTTGATGGGGAATGGAGACATGATGAGCAACGACCTTTTGTCAGTAGCAACATTGGAACCGTGAATACAGTCCTCTTAGCTAGGGAATCTGATTTCCTTCCTGCAATGATAAGCCCTCAAATACCTCCCTCTGGTCCCAGTTCCAGTATGGATGTAGATAATGAGACCTTTCAGCGTGTG GTTCGACTGTCAGATGGTACTTCACCTGAGCCCTTTCCAAGCATATCAGATACTGATTTAGAGATTTCTCGGCATCGTATAGCTGTGTTCATGTCGACACACCTGGCTTATGAGTTACTTCCTGAATCTGGAAAG GTTATTGCATTGGATGTTGAACTGCCTGTAAAGCAAGCATTTCACATTCTGCATGAGCAG GGAATCTCCATGGCGCCCTTATGGGACTTCTCAAAGGGAAAATTCGTTGGAGTCCTCAGTGCCTTGGATTTTATTCTCATTATGAGAGAG CTTGGTAGCCACTGTTCCAATCTGACTGAAGAAGAGCTTGAGACGCACACTATTTCTGCTTGGAAAGATGCAAAGTCGTATCTGAATGGTCAAATTAATGGGCAAGGAGATGCAGTTTCAAGACGACTCATACTA GCTGGACCAGATGACAGTTTGAATGAAGTTGCTTTAAAGATTTTGCAGAATGGTGTTGCCACAATTCCCATTATTCATTCTCCTTTGGAGAATGCATCACACCCACATCTTTTACATCTTGCTTCTCTTTCTGGAATACTAAAAT GTATTTGTCGTTTTTTTAAACATTCCCTAAGTTCATTACCAGTTCTCCAAATGCCAATTTGTGCCATCCCTGTGGGCACATGGGTTCCCAAGATTGGAGAGCCAAATGGCCGGCCATTGGCTATCTTGAGACCAAGTGCTTCACTTAGTGCGGCActgaatttattaattcaag CCCAAGTTAGTTCGATACCAATTGTGGATGACAATGACTCGTTACTGGATGTATATTCTAGAAG TGATATAACTACCTTGGCAAAGGACAAAATTTACACCCATATTAATCTTGAAGAAACAACTATTCATCAG GCATTGCAGTACAGAGATGATCCATTTTCGACGTACGGGTACACCAGTCAAAGGTGTCACATGTGTTTGCGGTCTGATCCACTCCATAAGGTGATGGAGAGATTATCCATGCCAG GCGTTAGACGTCTTGTTATTGTGGAAGCTGGAAGTAAACGTGTAGAAGGTATCATTTCCCTTGGTGATATTTTTCGGTTTCTTGTGGGTGGCAGTTAA
- the LOC142517847 gene encoding protein LATERAL BRANCHING OXIDOREDUCTASE 1-like, with translation MSVSDIKVGHIDDVQELGKAKISHIPERFIRDLTERPNSDNVITSTNNNIPVVDFSKLCKGNIDEICSEILKIKISCEEWGFFQVINHEINLDLLEKIEKVATEFFLMPLEEKQKYPMIPGTVQGYGQAFVFSENQKLDWCNMFALGLEPHYVRNPKLWPAKPSNFSETVEIYSREIRKLCKNLLKYIAISLGCKDDVFEEMFGAAVQAIRMNYYPACPRPDLVLGLSPHSDGSALTVLQQGKGNSVGLQILRNNAWIPVQPIPNALVINIGDTIEVLTNGRYKSVEHRAVTHKEKDRLSIVTFYAPSYELEVGPLRELVDDKNPCKYRRYNHGDYSKHYVTNKLQGKKTLEFSKINYV, from the exons ATGtctgtttctgatatcaaaGTTGGCCATATTGATGACGTTCAAGAGTTGGGAAAGGCCAAAATTTCACATATTCCCGAAAGATTCATTAGGGATTTGACAGAAAGGCCAAATTCAGATAACGTGATTACCTCTACAAATAATAACATTCCTGTTGTTGATTTCTCAAAACTTTGCAAAGGAAATATAGATGAAATTTGCAGTGAGAttttgaagatcaaaatttCTTGTGAGGAGTGGGGGTTTTTCCAG GTGATAAACCATGAAATTAATTTAGATTTGCTGGAAAAAATTGAAAAAGTGGCAACGGAATTCTTCTTGATGCCATTAGAGGAGAAACAGAAGTATCCAATGATTCCAGGGACAGTTCAGGGATATGGCCAGGcttttgttttctcagaaaacCAGAAACTAGATTGGTGCAACATGTTTGCTCTTGGGTTGGAGCCTCATTACGTAAGAAACCCAAAATTATGGCCGGCAAAGCCATCCAATTTCAG CGAAACTGTGGAGATATACTCCAGAGAAATAAGGAAACTGTGCAAGAATTTGCTCAAGTACATAGCTATTAGTCTTGGCTGCAAGGACGATGTTTTCGAAGAGATGTTTGGTGCGGCTGTGCAAGCAATAAGGATGAACTATTATCCAGCATGCCCCAGACCAGATCTTGTTTTAGGTTTAAGCCCACATTCTGATGGAAGTGCACTGACAGTTTTACAGCAAGGAAAGGGCAACTCAGTTGGCCTTCAAATACTAAGAAACAATGCATGGATACCCGTTCAACCTATTCCAAATGCTCTGGTCATCAATATTGGTGATACCATTGAG GTTCTAACAAATGGGAGATACAAGAGTGTGGAACACAGAGCAGTGACGCATAAAGAAAAAGACAGGCTCTCGATTGTCACATTCTACGCTCCTAGTTATGAACTAGAGGTTGGGCCACTTCGAGAACTCGTGGATGACAAAAATCCTTGCAAGTACAGAAGATACAACCATGGAGACTACAGCAAACATTATGTCACAAACAAGCTTCAGGGCAAGAAAACACTGGAATTTTCTAAAATCAATTATGTCTGA
- the LOC142517735 gene encoding cullin-1-like, whose protein sequence is MSMNQRNIIDLEQGWDIMQKGITKLIKILEGLPEPQFSSEDYMTLYTTIYNMCTQKPPHDYSQPLYEKYKEAFEAYITSTVLPSLREKHDEFMLRELVNRWLNHKIMVRWLSRFFVYLDRYFIARRSLPALKEVGLTCFRDMVYLEVNGKVRDAVISLIDQEREGEQIDRALLKNVLDIFVEIGMGQMNEYENDFEAAMLNDSAAYYSRKASTWIVDDSCPDYMLKAEECLKREKDRVLHYLHSSSETKLLEKAQNELLSVYATLLLEKENSGCHALLRDDKVEDLSRMYRLFSKVPRGLEPVANIFKKHVTAEGTALVKQAEDAASNKKAEKKDVVGLPEQIFVRRVIELHDKFMAYVNDCFLNHTLFHKALKEAFEVFCNKGVAGSSSAELLATFCDNILKKGGSEKLSDEAIEETLEKVVKLLAYISDKDLFAEFYRKKLARRLLFDKSANDEHERSILTKLKQQCGGQFTSKMEGMVTDLTLARENQTSFEEYLSNNLNVNPGIDLTVTVLTTGFWPSYKSFDLNLPAEMVKCVEVFREFYQTKTKHRKLTWIYSLGTCNINGKFEPKTIELIVTTYQAAALLLFNASDRLSYQEIMNQLNLSDDDVVRLLHSLSCAKYRILNKEPNTKTIAQTDVFEFSSKFTDKMRRIKIPLPPVDEKKKVIEDVDKDRRYAIDASIVRIMKSRKVLGYQQLVMECVEQLGRMFKPDVKAIKKRIEDLITRDYLERDKENPNLFKYLA, encoded by the exons ATGTCAATGAACCAGCGGAACATCATTGATTTAGAACAGGGATGGGATATTATGCAAAAGGGGATTACAAAACTGATAAAAATTCTGGAAGGATTACCAGAGCCACAGTTCAGCTCAGAAGACTACATGACGCTCTACAC AACAATTTATAACATGTGTACTCAAAAGCCCCCACATGATTATTCTCAACCATTGTATGAAAAGTACAAGGAGGCTTTCGAAGCATACATTACATCGACG GTTTTACCCTCATTGAGAGAGAAGCATGATGAGTTTATGTTGAGGGAACTCGTAAACCGGtggttaaatcataaaatcatggTTCGATGGTTGTCAAGATTCTTTGTCTATCTTGATCGATACTTCATAGCTAGAAGATCACTCCCAGCACTTAAAGAAGTCGGTTTGACATGCTTCCGAGACATG GTGTACTTAGAGGTAAATGGGAAAGTAAGAGACGCAGTTATATCTCTG ATTGATCAAGAGCGCGAAGGAGAGCAAATTGATCGAGCTTTGTTGAAGAATGTATTAGATATTTTTGTCGAAATTGGAATGGGTCAGATGAATGAGTATGAGAATGATTTCGAAGCAGCAATGCTGAATGACTCTGCAGCTTATTATTCTCGGAAGGCTTCCACTTGGATTGTAGATGATTCGTGTCcagattatatgttaaaa GCGGAGGAGTGTTTAAAAAGAGAGAAGGACAGAGTTTTGCATTATCTTCATTCAAGTAGCGAGACAAAGTTGCTTGAG AAAGCACAAAACGAGCTATTGTCTGTGTATGCCACCCTACTGCTTGAAAAGGAGAACTCAGGTTGTCATGCATTACTTAGGGATGACAAG GTTGAGGATCTGTCAAGGATGTATAGACTCTTCTCCAAAGTACCTCGGGGCTTAGAACCTGTTGCGAATATATTTAAGAAG CATGTTACTGCTGAGGGCACAGCTCTGGTTAAACAAGCAGAAGATGCAGCAAGTAACAAGAag GCAGAAAAGAAAGATGTTGTTGGATTGCCAGAACAG ATTTTTGTCAGAAGAGTAATCGAGCTGCATGACAAATTCATGGCATATGTGAATGACTGTTTCTTAAACCACACACTTTTCCATAAG GCTCTTAAAGAGGCCTTTGAAGTCTTTTGCAACAAAGGTGTTGCTGGGAGTTCCAGTGCAGAACTCCTGGCAACATTCTGTGATAACATTCTCAAAAAGGGTGGTAGTGAAAAATTGAGCGATGAAGCTATTGAAGAAACACTGGAGAAG GTTGTGAAATTGCTTGCTTATATCAGTGATAAGGATTTATTTGCTGAATTCTATAG GAAAAAGCTTGCTCGGCGGCTATTATTTGATAAAAGTGCTAATGATGAGCATGAGAGAAGTATACTGACAAAGTTGAAACAGCAATGTGGTGGTCAGTTTACATCAAAAATGGAGGGGATG GTCACGGATTTGACACTAGCAAGGGAAAATCAAACCAGCTTTGAGGAATATCTCAGCaataatttaaatgttaatCCAGGGATTGACTTAACAGTGACTGTACTCACTACTGGTTTCTGGCCAAGTTACAAGTCCTTTGATCTTAACCTTCCAGCTGAGATG GTGAAGTGTGTAGAAGTATTTAGAGAGTTCTACCAGACAAAAACGAAGCATCGAAAACTTACGTGGATATATTCTCTGGGTACTTGTAACATCAACGGAAAGTTTGAACCTAAGACAATAGAGCTGATCGTGACAACCTATCAG GCTGCTGCTTTGCTTCTGTTCAACGCCTCAGATAGATTGAGTTACCAGGAAATCATGAATCAGTTGAACCTGTCAGACGATGATGTTGTTAGGCTGCTTCATTCGCTTTCATGTGCCAAATATAGGATTCTGAACAAGGAGCCAAACACCAAAACTATTGCTCAGACTGATGTTTTTGAGTTTAGTTCAAAGTTCACTGACAAAATGAGAAGGATTAAG ATCCCTCTCCCTCCAGTTGATGAGAAGAAGAAGGTCATCGAGGATGTTGACAAGGACAGACGATATGCCATTGATGCCTCAATTGTGCGTATCATGAAGAGTAGGAAAGTTTTGGGATATCAGCAATTGGTTATGGAGTGTGTTGAGCAATTGGGTCGTATGTTTAAG CCTGATGTTAAAGCAATCAAGaagaggattgaagatttgatCACTCGTGACTATCTGGAAAGAGACAAGGAAAACCCCAACTTGTTCAAGTACTTGGCATGA